GCCGTTGCCACGCAAACGGGCGGCCGTGTCTCGAACCCGAGCGCGGCGCGCTCGAGAGGGATCGGACGCCCGAGCGCGGCCACCGCGTAGAGCATCCCGTTGTGCGCGATCGCCCAGCGCCGCGTGGAGCCCTCCTCGGCGGGCAGCACCCACCCGCGCGTACGCACGATCCCCTGGTCGCCGTCCCAGGCGTCGAGACCCACATGAATGGCGATCGCTCGGTACTCGCAGCCGCGTGGGTCGGGCAATCCCAGGTCGAAGAGCTGGCGGGCGAGCAGCTCGAGGTCCTCCGGCGTCCCCTCGGGGGCCGTCCAGGGCGCGTCGGCGAAGGGAGGGGTCGGGACAGGCGAGGGAGAGAGGGGGAGGGGAGAGACCTCCGCGGGCAGCGCTTCGTCCGGCGCGCTCGCCGCGTGACCCGACGTGGGCGCCTCGGGTTGCGCGCTCGGCAACTCCGGTTGCGAGGTGGGCGCACCGCAAGCGGAGATGCATAGGGTGAGCAGGGTACGCTGCCATGTCCTCACGGGCCGAGGGTAGCGTATCGACGACCCCTCGCCCCCCGTCCGAGAGGCCCTTGTCGAATCTTCTTAGTTAGCCTAACTATGTGTCCGCCCATGCCGCCCGACACGCCTCCTTCGCACCCCATCACCGAGCGTCTCTGGGCGCTCTCTGCCGCCTTCCACGCGCGGCTCGCCCACGACCTGGCGGCGCTCGGGCTGACCGTCGCGGAGTTCCGCCTGGTCGGGGAGGTGATGCGATCCGACGGGCTGCGTCAGAGCGAGCTGGCGGCGCTGCTCGGGGTGACGGCGCCGACCGTCTCGGCTGCGGTGCAGCGCCTCGAGAAGGCGGGCGTGCTGACGCGGGAGAAGGACGCGTCGGATCCGCGCGCGCGAGTCGTGCGCATCGCGGCGGGGGCGCCGCTCGAGACCGGGCTCGACGTGCTCGATGGCCTCGAGGAGCGCGCCGTCGCGTCGCTGTCCGCTCGCCAGCGCGCGCAGCTCCCGAGGCTGCTCGATCGCATGACGGCCGCCCTTCAGCTCACGGAGTAGACGATGTCCACCGCGACTCACTCGCTCCCGGATCGCGCGCGCGCCTGGAACGTGGCGATGACCGCCGCGCCGGGTGACCTGGATCTCCGGATCCCCGCCGACGACGTCGTGGGGACGATCCCCGCGGGGCTCCGCGGGGGGCGGCTCCTGTCGAACGGGCCCGGCTGGACCCACATCGGCGAGCGGCTCGCGCACCCCTTCGATGGTCATGGATACGTGCGCAGCTACGCGTTCGACGAGGACGGCGGGGTGTCGCTGCGCGCCCGCTTCATCCGCACTCGCGTCTTCGAGGACGAGCAGCGGGCGCAGCGCATCGTGCACCGGGGCTTCGCGACGAACCCGTCGGATCGGTTCTGGCAGAACGTCGGCTACGGCGCGCCGCGGAACGTGGCCAACACGACGATCGTCCGCTGGGGCGACCGGCTGCTGGCGGGCTGGGAGGGAGGCCCGCCGCACGCGCTCGATCCGGTGACGCTCGAGACCCGCGGGCCCGACTCGTTCGGCGGTCTCATCGAGGGGCAGGCGACGCTGGCGCACATGCACCGCGACGCCGCGCGCGACCGCCTGATCCTGTGCAGCGTCGCCGCGGGGCGACACACCGGGATCACGTTTCGGGAGGTCGACGCGGACGACCAGCTGGTGCAGACGCGGCAGGCGCAGCTGCCCGGGATGACCTTCGCGCACGACTTCGCGTTCAGCGATCGCTGGTACGTGCTGGGGGGCAACCCGCTCGCGCTGAAGCCGTGGCGCTTCGCGCGCAGCATGGTCGGGGCCGGCACGCTGCTGGAGTCGGTGCGGGTCGACACCTCGAAGCCGGGGGAGTTGGTGCTGCTGCCGCGCGACGCGGAGGGGCCGGTGCGGCGCGTGCGTCTGCCGAAGCCGACGTTCGTGGTGCACTTCGCCAACGCGTTCGAGCGGTCGGACGGCGCGCTCGTCGTGGACGCGTGCGTGTTTCACGACTTCGATTTCGGCGAGGAGTTCGGCTACTCCGGCCCGCACCGCCCGCTCGACCCCTCCCTCCCGGAGGCCCGCGGCACGCAGCGGCTCTACCGGATCACGATCCCCGACGGCGCCGAAGAGGCGACGTGGGAGGCGCTGGTGCCCCACGGCGTCGACTTCCCGCGCATCGACGCAGATCACGAAGGGCGGGAGACGCGGACCCTCGTCGGCGCCTGCCGCGCGGACACGCGGTTCAGCGATCCGTTCGACAGCGTGATCGCCATCGATCTCGAATCCGCCGGGCGCGCGCACGCGCTCTGGACCGCGCCGCGTGACGTGTTCGTCGGCGAGCCGGTGCTGGCGCGCGCAGGGGAGGGCGAGCCGGCGCACGTCATCGCGATCCTCTCGGACGGGCTCGCGGATCGCACCACGCTCGTGGTCTTGCGCGCCGACGCGCTCGAGCGCGGTCCGGTCGCGAGGGTGTCGCTCCCGCTGATGCCGATCGCGTTCCACGGGGACTGGGAAGCGCGGCCGTGACCGGGCGCGACGGATCAGGCGGTGGTCGTGAAGAGCGCCGTGCACTCCGGCACGCGCCGCCAGCCGTGCGCGCGGATCTTCTCGACGAGCGGCGCGCCGAAGAACGCGCCCATCACGCGCGCCGCGGCGTCCACGCTCTCGAACGCGTAGTCGCTCCGGGACCACGTGCGCGCGAAGCCGTGCTTCGTCTCGAGGTGCGCGAAGTACTCGTCGAGCGCGGGGTGCTCGCGCGGCGTCTCGTGGCCCGTGCCGAGCGTCTCGAGGATGGCGATGGTGCCGCCGACCGCGGTGACGCGACGCATCTCGGCCACGGCGCGGTCCACCTCGTCTTCCCAACCCTCCGGCATCCAGTGACGGAAGTGGCCGAAGACCCAGCCCGCGGTCGCCACGTCGACCGAGGCGTCCTCGAGGGGCAGCTCGCGCGCGTCGGCGAGGTGGAAGCTGACGCGCTCGGAGACGCCGTCGGTCTCGAGGCGCGCTCGCGCCACCTCGAGCATCGGCGCGGCGCGCTCGACGAGGTGCACGTGCGCGGCGCGGGGCGCCATCCAGCGGGCGAGTCGGCCGGTCCCGGCGCCGACGTCGACGATGCGCTTGCCGTCGAAGGGCACCGCGGCCTCGAAGGCCCGCCGCAGGGTGCCTTCCGTGTCCTCGGCCGCGATCAGCGCGTCGTAGGACTCGGCGCGCTCCTCGTACATGCGGGCCTGGGCGTCGTTGCGATCGGTCATCGAGCCACTTAGCCCAGATTCGACCCGCGCGCTCCTGGACTCGCGCAGGCGATGAGACGCCGGGCTCTGATAGGCTGACGGGATGGGGACGCCGACGGTGGAGGGGGTGGCGCGGCCCGCGGTGGCGGAGGCCGCGGAGGTCACGCGCCTGGTGCGCGGCCTGCGCTGGATCGCGCGCTCCGCGGTGCGGACGTTCTACAGCTCGGTCGAGGCGACGGGGTTGGAGAACGTGGACCCGGCGCGGCCGACCCTCTACGCGCCGACGCACCCGAACTCGATCATCGATCCGCTCCTGGTCGCGCTCTTCGAGGAGCGCCCGATCTGCTTCGTCGCGCGCGACGGGCTCTTCGACGTGCCGGTGTTCGGCGCGGTCCTGCGGGCGGTCGGCGCGATCCCCGTCGCGCGCCGGAGCGACCACGCGGGCGAAGACGTCGACCACGGCGCGATGTTCTCGGCGTGCCGCGAGGCCCTCGCGAGCGGCAAGGTGCTCGTGCTGTTCCCCGAAGGCAAGACGCACGGGCGGCTGCGGGTGGAGCGGCTGAAGACGGGGCTCGCGCGGATCGCGCTCGACGCGCCGCCGGACACGCAGATCATCCCCATCGGCCTGAACTACCTGGTCCGCCACGCCTTCCGGTCGGACGTGCACGTGGCCTTCGGAGAGCCCATCGCGCCGACCGGGACCGTCGCCGAGCTGACCGAGCGGGTGGCCGACACCCTCCGGCGCCTGACGGTGCACATCGAGCGCGAGGACGACGAGCGGCTGATCGCGCAGGTGACGGCGATGATGGCCGAGGTGCGGGCGCACGAGGGCCTCGATCAGGAGGCGTCGCCCGCGGACCGCGTCGCGCTGGCGCAGCGGGTGGTCGACGCCTATCGCTGGCTCGGGGAGCGTGACCCCGAGCGCACGGCCACGCTGCGGGCGCGGATCCAGGCGCTGCTCGAGGAGCGCGCGGAGCTCGGCCTCGGGGGCGAGCGGCCCGCGCTGCAGCACCGCGGAGAGCGACGCATCGCGCGGCGGTGGGCGGACGACCCGGTGACCTTCGTGCTCGGCGCGCCGGTCGCGCTCTACGGCATCGTGAACAACGCGTTGCCGTACCTGGCGCTCCGCGTGCTGCTCGGGATCGCGCCGCCGAGCTTCTATCGGGGCGCGCTCGTGCGGCTCGGCGGTGGGCTCGCCATCTTCGCGCTCGCGTACGCCGCGCAGACCGCCGTCGTGGCCACCTACGCGCCCGCGCTCGCGCCGCTCTACGCGCTCTCTCTGGTCCCGAGCGCGTTCTTCGCGCGCCGCTACCTCGCGGAGCTCCGCCTGCACCGGGTCGGCCCGCGCCGCCTCTTCCGCATGGTCAAGCACCGCGGGCGGCTGGCCTATCTGCGCGCCGAGCGAGACGACCTCGCGGCGGAGCTCGCCGAGCTGCGCCGCGAGTACCTCGCCCGCTGAAGTGGCTCAGGTGGCCAGGAAGCCGCCGTCGACGATCATCTCGGCGCCGGTCATGAAGCTCGACTCGTCCGACGCGAGGAAGAGCGCCGCGTTGGCGATGTCGCGCGCCTCTCCGAGCCGACCGATCGGGAGCGAGTCGCCGATCGACTTCTTCGACGCGTCGTCCAGGTAGGGCGCCTGGAGCGGGGTGTCGATCATGCCCGGGTGGATGATGTTGCAGCGGATGTTCTTCGATCCGAACTGCACCGCGATCGACTTCGCGAGGCCGATCAGGGCGCTCTTGGCCGCGGTGTAGGAGTCCTGCGCGAGGGTGAAGCCCACGAGCGCGCTGATGGAGCCGACGTAGATGATCGAGCCGCCGCCGGACTTCTCGAGCGCGGGGATGCCGTGCTTGGCGAGCAGGAAGGGGCCGCGCAGGTTGATCGCCTGGACGCGATCCCAGTCCTCGACCGTGGTGTCGACGACCGACTTGTCCTTGTCTTTCCAGAGCACGCCGGCGTTGGCGTAGAGGACGTGCACCGCGCCGAAGCGCTCCATCGCCGCGTCGACCGCGCCCTTCACCGCCGCCTCGTCCGAGACGTCGCCCTGCACGAAGAGCGCCTCGCCGCCCGCCTCCTCGACCTGCTTCACGGTGTCGCCGCCCGCGTCCGCGTTCAGGTCGAGCACGACGACCTTGGCGCCTTCGCGCGCGAAGAGGACCGAGGCCTCGCGGCCCATGCCGAGGCCGCCGCCCGTGATGATCGCAACCTTGTCCTTCAGACGCATCGTCGACTCCTTCGTGAGAGGGAGCGGGACGGTAGCAGAGCGCGGGGCGGCTCACCCGAGCCAGAGACGCGCGGCCCACACGAGCGCGAACGTCAGCGCCCCGACGAAGAGGGCGGCGACGGCGAGCAGCACGAACGGCAGCAGGGAGGGGCGCTTGGGCGACGGAGGCGCGGCCATCGGCGGCGCGGGCTGCTGCGGCGGCGGCGTGAACGAGGGCCGGACGTGATCCCGGTCCCAGAGCGTCGTCGCCGCGGACTCCTCGGTCGTCTCCGCGCCGAAGGCCTCGAAGCGGGTCTGCACGTGCGGCACCGTCGGATCGGGGGCGAGCGGGGCGACGGCGCGGAGCTGCTCCAGGTGCTTCGCGATCTGCATCGGATCCTGGGGCCGCGTCGCGGGGTCCTTGCGGAGGAGCGCGTCGACGAAGTCGTCCAGCTCCGGCGGCACGTCGCCCACCCGCTCACTGACCCGAGGGGCCGGCTGCTTCACCTGCGCCATCAGGGTCCGCATGGGGTTGCCCGAACGGAAGGCAGGTTGACCCACGATCATGTCGTAGACGATGAGCCCGAGCGCGTAGATGTCCGTCGCCGGGCCGATCGGCCCCTTGGTCGCCGCCTCGGGGCTCATGTAGCTCGGCGTGCCGACGAAGCGGCCGTCCTGGGTGAGCGAGTCCGCGTCGTCCCCGTCGCCGAGCTCCGGTACGGTCAGCTTCGCGATCCCGAAGTCGAGCACCTTCGCGGTTCCGTCGGCGCAGAGGAAGATGTTCGCCGGCTTGAGGTCGCGGTGAAGGACCCCCTTCTCGTGGGCGGCGGCGAGGCCGCGCGCCACCTGCGCCCCGACGTCGAGCGCGCGGTCGAGGTGGAGCGCGCCGTCCTCGCGCAAGGTCCGGGACAGGCTGCGCCCCTCGAGCAGCTCCATCGCGAGATAGAGCTCGCCCGTCTCGTCGTCTCGGCCGAAGTCGTAGAGGGTCACGACGTGCGGGCTGGAGACGCGACCGGCCAGCTTGGCCTCGCGCATGAAGCGCTTCGACGCGGTCTCGGTGCGCTTGTCGGCCCGGATCACCTTGACCGCGACGAGGCGATCGAGCCCGATCTGCTCCGCCTCGTAGACCTTGGCGTTCCCGCCCTGTCCGAGCAGCCCGAGGATGCGGTAGCGACCGGCGACCGTCCGCCCGCTGAAGGTCAGGGCTTCTTCGAATTCCCCCGGCTCGACGGGACGCGACATCAGAGGTCGCCATCGTACCCGACCGGGCGCGCAGGCGTCACGTGCGGCGGGGCGGGCGCGGGCTCGGCGGACGGAGCGACGCGCGGCGTGCGCTTCGTCTCGGCCAGCCAGGCCCGGATGGCGTCGGCGAGGATCAGGGCCACGAAGGGGACGAACTGGGCCGCGATCACGTCCGCGCTCTCCGAGCCGCCCGGGCCGTAGCGGAGGTAGCTCAGCGGGAGCAGGAGCGAGAGCGCGAGGATGCCGCGGCTCCCCGCCAGCACCCCCAGGGCCAGGACCGGGAGCACGTACCAGGGGTGGATGACGCGCGAGAGGATCAGGTAGCCGACGAAGGCCGCGGCCAGGGACCCGACGAAGCGGCGCTGGCCGTCGTCCTGACCCAGCGCGACGACCAGGAGCCAGCCGATCGTGGCCGCGCTGAGCCAGGGCATGAGCGCCGCGTCGACCGGCGGCGTGACCCCCTCGACGTAGCCCATCAGATCGCGGGCCGCGTAGTAGACCGGGGCGTTGAACGAGAAGCGCTCCGCGTAGAGGGAGAGCGACTCGCGGAGGTGCGGCCAGAGCGACTCGCTCGCGAACGGGACGAACGCCGCCGCCACCACGCCGAAGCTGGCGAGCGCGAACGGCGCGGCGCGCTTCGCGCCGAGCCGCCTCGCGAGGTGCACGAGGAACACGGGCCCGAGGATCAGCGCGGTCAGCTTCGCGCTCGCGGCGAGGCCGAGATACGCGCCCGCGCGGGCGGGTCGCTCCTTCAGCGTTTCCCCCACCGCGAGCAGGAGCAGCGGTACCATCAAGGCCTCGGTGTGCCCGCCGGCCGCGACCTCCCAGTAGACGAGCGGGTTCCAGGCGTAGAGGAGCGCCCAGCCGCGGGGCCGGCCGAGCTGACCGAGCAGCCCCATGAGCGCCCAGATGGCCAGCAGGTCCGCGAGGGAGAAGAGCCCGCGCAGCAGCCGCTCGGCCGGCACGTCGAGCGCGTCGCCCAGCGTCCACGCGGCGCCGAAGGTCAGCTGCGCCAGCGGCGGATAGACGCTGTAGTAGTCCGGCGAGTTCAGCTCCGAGAGCGACGCGGGATCGACGGGTGGCTCGGACCAGGTGGCGACCTCGCTCGGCCGGTGCGCGTAGGGGTCGACGCCCTGGGCGACGAGCGCGCCGTCCCACACGTAGCGGTGCACGTCGTCCGAGAGCGAGGGGGGCGCCGCCAGCGCGGCGAGGCGGAGCAGCGCCGCGACGCCCAGCGTGCCCAGGGTCAGCGCGCGCGGGCTGGGGCGGCCGCGCATCCAGCGCCGGCCCAGCAGGAACAGCGCCACGGCCGACGCGGCGACGAGCCCCAGCCAGAGGGGGATCGCGTCGCGCGCCGGGATCCCGTGCGCGAAGGCCGCGGTCGCGGCGGCGACGCCCAGGGCGGCCCACAGCGGCCATCTCGTCCGTCGCGCCATGCCCACCGTACGAGGCGAGCATGAGGCCGTTTCATCACGAACGCCCCCTTCTTTCCTGCCCGTCAGTTCAGCCAGCAGCGGATTGTGTGATATATACTGTAGAGCGTTTCCTCTCATCGAGGCTGGGGTTGACCGAGCGAAGAGTCCTGATCGTGGATGACATGGCGGCGGTGGTGCGGACGACGCGCCGCTGGCTCATGCGCGCTGGGTACGAGGTCCGCTCCGCCCTGGACGCCGAGGCCGCGCTCTCCGAGGCGGAGGCGTTCCGCCCGCACTGCGTCCTGCTCGACGTGCAGCTGGGCGAGCGCGCCGGACCGGAGGTGGCCGAGGCCCTGCGCGAGCGGCTGCCGGGGGTGGAGATCGTCCTGACCAGCGGAGGCGAGGCGCCGGTCGGCTGGCGGGGGCGGTTCTTCGAGAAGACGTCCGGGCCACACGCCCTGCTCGACGCGCTCGAGGCGGCGACGGACGCCTCCGGCGTGTCGTAGGGCGCGGCGGGGGGATGCGAGCGTGGGCCGGCCGGCGTAGAGTCGGCGCCCATGTCGGACCACGCCCGCATTCTGGTCACCTCGGCGCTGCCGTACGCGAACGGACCCATCCACCTCGGCCACCTGGCCGGCGCGTACCTGCCCGCCGACGTCTTCGTCCGCTACCACCGCCTCCGCGGCAGCGACGTCGTCTACATCTGCGGCTCGGACGAGCACGGCGCCGCGATCGTCATCCGCGCCAAGAAGGATGGCGTCACGCCGCAGGAGATCGTCGACCGCTACCACGCGATGGCGGAGAAGGACTTCGCCGCGTTCGGGATGAGCTTCGACCACTACGGTCGCACCAGCTCGCCCGCGCACCGCGACACCAGCCGCGCGTTCTTCCGCACGATGGCGGAGAAGGGCGCGTTCATCACGAAGACGGAGAAGCAGCTCTACGACCCCGAGGCGAAGCTCTTCCTCGCCGACCGCTTCGTGGTGGGCACGTGCCCGAACCCGGACTGCAACCACCCGAACGCGTACGGGGACCAGTGCGAGAAGTGCGGCCGCACCCTCAGCCCGAGCGAGCTGATCGACCCGCGGAGCACCCTCAGCGACGCCACGCCGGAGCTCCGCGACGTGACGCACTGGTACCTGCCGCTCGGCGCGCACCAGGATCGCATCTCCGCCTGGATCGACACCAAGACGCACTGGAAGAGCAACGTGCTCGGCCAGATCAGGTCGTGGCTCACGGCGGGGCTCGGGGATCGCGCGATGACCCGCGACCTGCCGTGGGGCGTCCCGGTGCCCGAGGACGTCGCGGAGGCGGCCGGCGTCGATCCCGAGGGCAAGGTCCTCTACGTCTGGTTCGACGCGCCCATCGGCTATGTCTCCGCCACCCGCGAGTGGGCGGAGAAGCTCGGCGACGCCGAGCGCTGGAAGACCTACTGGCAGTCCGAGGACACCCGGCTGATCCATTTCATCGGCAAGGACAACATCGTCTTCCACACCATCAGCTTCCCGCTGATGCTGATGCTGCACGGCGACTACGTGCTGCCGGAGAACGTCCCGGCGAACGAGTTCTTGAACCTCGAGGGCGAGAAGCTCTCGACGAGCCGCGGCTGGGCGGTGTGGCTGGGCGAGGCGCTCGAGGCGTTCCCCGCCGACTACCTCCGCTACTCGCTGTTGCGCAGCCTGCCGGAGACGAAGGACGCCGACTTCACGTGGGCCGACTTCCAGGCGCACGTGAACAACGAGCTGGCCGACAACTTCGGTAACTTCTGCAACCGCGCGCTGCAGTTCGCCGCGAAGTACTTCGACGGGAACGTGCCGCCGCTGACCGACCCGTCGGACGCGGACCGCGAGGCGCTCGCCGCGCTCGCCGCCTTCCCGGCCAAGATCGGCGCGCTCATCGACGAGAGCAAGATGCGCGACGCCATCCAGGAGCTGATGAACCTCGGCCGGATGGGCAACAAGTACTTCAACGACAGCGAGCCGTGGGCCACCCGCAAGAGCGACATGGCGAAGTGCGGCAACACCATCCACGTCAGCCTCCAGATCTGCGCGTCGCTCTCGATCCTCGTCGACCCGTTCCTGCCCTTCACCGCCAAGACCCTGCGAGGGATCCTGAAGCTCGACGGGGTGCGCTCGAGCGAGGCGCGCGCCGAGGGAGGCACGCTCGGCTGGGACGCGGCCGCGAAGCCGCTCCTCGAGGCGGGCCACGCGCTCGGTGAGCCGGAGATCCTGGTCCGCAAGATCGAGGACGAGGCGATCCAGGCGCAGCGCGATCTGCTGGAGCAGCGCGCGGCGGAGGCGAAGGCGGGAGACGGCGACGGGCCGCCCTACGCCGCGCTGAAGGACACCATCGTCTACGACGACTTCGCGAAGCTCGATCTGCGCATCGGCGTGGTGAAGCACGCGGAGAAGGTGAAGAAGTCGAAGAAGCTCATCCGCTGCGAGGTGGATCTGGGCTTCGAGCAGCGACAGATCCTCGCGGGCGTGGCCGAGCACCTCTCCCCCGAGGACCTGATCGGCAAGCGCGTGGTGGTCGTCGCCAACCTGGCGCCGCGCAAGATGATCGGGCTCGAGAGCCAGGGCATGTTGCTGATGGCCGAGGACCGCGAGGGCAAGCTGGTGCCGGTGAGCGCGGACAGCGAGGCCGGCGCGACGGTGAGCTGAGCGTGCCGCTCGACGCGCGCGTCGAGGCCGCAGCGCGCGGCCGGATCGACGATCGAATCCGGGCCGCGCGCGTCGCGGCGGCGGCGGCCTTCGCGGCGTGGCGTGTGCTCGTCGACGGTCACCTCTCCCGCAACGAGGAGCGCACCCTCCGGAGGGTGCTGCGCGAGGACTTCGAGGAGGACGAGCTCGAGGTGATCGTGGAGCTCCTCCGGGCGCACGGCCCCGCGCTCGCCGCCACCCGCCCGTCGGAGTGGGCGCACACCCTCGGTCCGTGGCTGCTGCGAGAGCGTATCGCGCAGGAGAACGAGTACGAGACCTTCGTCGCCCAGAGCCTCGCCGTCCGCTGGCCTCTGCCCATCGATGGAGGCGCGCGCACCCGCTGGGACGCCGAGGATCTCGACTGGGACCGAGAGCACCTGAAGATCGGCGGCGAGCACGGGATGCACTCGATGACCATCCCGTGGCGGCACGTGGAGTCGCTCGAGCCGGTGGACCCCTGGCCCCAGCTGCTGCTCGAGTGGAAGGACCTGGCCGGGGTCGCGCACGCGCGCCTCACCCCGCGCGGCGACGCGGCGGCGTTCGCGGACCGGGTGAGCGACCTGATCGACGAGGCCAAGCGCCGCGTGCCCGCGGCCGACGACCGGGTGCGAGCCGGCTGGCTCGCGCACCCCGACGCGTCGTGGGAGCCGGTGGAGCACTGGCCCGGCGAGGCGCCGCTGCCCCAGGCGAGCTACCGGACGGCGCCGCAGAAGCCCGAGGAGGTCCTCGCGCATCGACCCACGCGCGGGGGGCTGTACACGCTCCTGGCCTGGCTCGCGTCGGGACCGGAGCGGCCGTGGCGCACGGAGATCGTCGAGGCGAAGCTGACCGCGCGTCACCTCTACGTGCGGCGGCGGCGTGGCGGCCTCGAGCGCGTCCCGGTGGCGACGTTGCGCGCCCGGCGCGGCGACACGGACGCGATCTACGTCTTCGGCCGGCGCACCGAGGCGCTCCTGGCCGGGCGCGCCGGCTGCCCCGTGTGCCAGCGCCTCGACGCGCGCCTCGCGGGCTGAGCTGGCTCGTCGTCGTGGGGGCCGGGTGGGCGTCAGTCGATCTCGCAGATCCAGAACGTGCCCGGCTCGCAGAAGAGCGGCTCGCAGCGGCCGTCGACCACGTAGGGCAGGCACTCCGCGCCGCCCGCGCAGCGCCCCTCCGGGCAGCGCGCCCCGATCGCCGGGGCGTGGGCGCACCGCGCCGCGACGCCGCCGTCCCGGTCACGGGCCCAGACGCAGGCGAGCCGTGGGCCGCACGCGTTGCGGTCGTAGGGCACGCACGCGGCGCCGACCCTGGCCCCCGGCGCCACACACCGGCCGACGCGGCAGACCAGCCCGCCCCCACAGCGGCCGTCGGCGCAGACCGCGCCCAGCGTCTCGGGCGCCTCGGCGCACCGGCCGTCGCAGACGAGCCCCTCGCGGCAGCCCGCGGTGTGATCGCACGGCTCGCCTTCGGGCAAGAGCCAGGGCTCGGGCGGCTCGATCCCGCACCGCTCCACCACCTCGCCCCCGCAGCGACGCTCGCGGCCGCACTCTCCGTCCAGGCGACAGCGCTCCACGCCCTGGCA
The sequence above is drawn from the Sandaracinaceae bacterium genome and encodes:
- a CDS encoding serine/threonine-protein kinase; this encodes MSRPVEPGEFEEALTFSGRTVAGRYRILGLLGQGGNAKVYEAEQIGLDRLVAVKVIRADKRTETASKRFMREAKLAGRVSSPHVVTLYDFGRDDETGELYLAMELLEGRSLSRTLREDGALHLDRALDVGAQVARGLAAAHEKGVLHRDLKPANIFLCADGTAKVLDFGIAKLTVPELGDGDDADSLTQDGRFVGTPSYMSPEAATKGPIGPATDIYALGLIVYDMIVGQPAFRSGNPMRTLMAQVKQPAPRVSERVGDVPPELDDFVDALLRKDPATRPQDPMQIAKHLEQLRAVAPLAPDPTVPHVQTRFEAFGAETTEESAATTLWDRDHVRPSFTPPPQQPAPPMAAPPSPKRPSLLPFVLLAVAALFVGALTFALVWAARLWLG
- a CDS encoding glucose 1-dehydrogenase, translating into MRLKDKVAIITGGGLGMGREASVLFAREGAKVVVLDLNADAGGDTVKQVEEAGGEALFVQGDVSDEAAVKGAVDAAMERFGAVHVLYANAGVLWKDKDKSVVDTTVEDWDRVQAINLRGPFLLAKHGIPALEKSGGGSIIYVGSISALVGFTLAQDSYTAAKSALIGLAKSIAVQFGSKNIRCNIIHPGMIDTPLQAPYLDDASKKSIGDSLPIGRLGEARDIANAALFLASDESSFMTGAEMIVDGGFLAT
- a CDS encoding response regulator, which gives rise to MTERRVLIVDDMAAVVRTTRRWLMRAGYEVRSALDAEAALSEAEAFRPHCVLLDVQLGERAGPEVAEALRERLPGVEIVLTSGGEAPVGWRGRFFEKTSGPHALLDALEAATDASGVS
- a CDS encoding carotenoid oxygenase family protein — encoded protein: MSTATHSLPDRARAWNVAMTAAPGDLDLRIPADDVVGTIPAGLRGGRLLSNGPGWTHIGERLAHPFDGHGYVRSYAFDEDGGVSLRARFIRTRVFEDEQRAQRIVHRGFATNPSDRFWQNVGYGAPRNVANTTIVRWGDRLLAGWEGGPPHALDPVTLETRGPDSFGGLIEGQATLAHMHRDAARDRLILCSVAAGRHTGITFREVDADDQLVQTRQAQLPGMTFAHDFAFSDRWYVLGGNPLALKPWRFARSMVGAGTLLESVRVDTSKPGELVLLPRDAEGPVRRVRLPKPTFVVHFANAFERSDGALVVDACVFHDFDFGEEFGYSGPHRPLDPSLPEARGTQRLYRITIPDGAEEATWEALVPHGVDFPRIDADHEGRETRTLVGACRADTRFSDPFDSVIAIDLESAGRAHALWTAPRDVFVGEPVLARAGEGEPAHVIAILSDGLADRTTLVVLRADALERGPVARVSLPLMPIAFHGDWEARP
- a CDS encoding 1-acyl-sn-glycerol-3-phosphate acyltransferase translates to MGTPTVEGVARPAVAEAAEVTRLVRGLRWIARSAVRTFYSSVEATGLENVDPARPTLYAPTHPNSIIDPLLVALFEERPICFVARDGLFDVPVFGAVLRAVGAIPVARRSDHAGEDVDHGAMFSACREALASGKVLVLFPEGKTHGRLRVERLKTGLARIALDAPPDTQIIPIGLNYLVRHAFRSDVHVAFGEPIAPTGTVAELTERVADTLRRLTVHIEREDDERLIAQVTAMMAEVRAHEGLDQEASPADRVALAQRVVDAYRWLGERDPERTATLRARIQALLEERAELGLGGERPALQHRGERRIARRWADDPVTFVLGAPVALYGIVNNALPYLALRVLLGIAPPSFYRGALVRLGGGLAIFALAYAAQTAVVATYAPALAPLYALSLVPSAFFARRYLAELRLHRVGPRRLFRMVKHRGRLAYLRAERDDLAAELAELRREYLAR
- a CDS encoding MarR family winged helix-turn-helix transcriptional regulator; this translates as MPPDTPPSHPITERLWALSAAFHARLAHDLAALGLTVAEFRLVGEVMRSDGLRQSELAALLGVTAPTVSAAVQRLEKAGVLTREKDASDPRARVVRIAAGAPLETGLDVLDGLEERAVASLSARQRAQLPRLLDRMTAALQLTE
- a CDS encoding glycosyltransferase 87 family protein; protein product: MARRTRWPLWAALGVAAATAAFAHGIPARDAIPLWLGLVAASAVALFLLGRRWMRGRPSPRALTLGTLGVAALLRLAALAAPPSLSDDVHRYVWDGALVAQGVDPYAHRPSEVATWSEPPVDPASLSELNSPDYYSVYPPLAQLTFGAAWTLGDALDVPAERLLRGLFSLADLLAIWALMGLLGQLGRPRGWALLYAWNPLVYWEVAAGGHTEALMVPLLLLAVGETLKERPARAGAYLGLAASAKLTALILGPVFLVHLARRLGAKRAAPFALASFGVVAAAFVPFASESLWPHLRESLSLYAERFSFNAPVYYAARDLMGYVEGVTPPVDAALMPWLSAATIGWLLVVALGQDDGQRRFVGSLAAAFVGYLILSRVIHPWYVLPVLALGVLAGSRGILALSLLLPLSYLRYGPGGSESADVIAAQFVPFVALILADAIRAWLAETKRTPRVAPSAEPAPAPPHVTPARPVGYDGDL
- a CDS encoding class I SAM-dependent methyltransferase codes for the protein MTDRNDAQARMYEERAESYDALIAAEDTEGTLRRAFEAAVPFDGKRIVDVGAGTGRLARWMAPRAAHVHLVERAAPMLEVARARLETDGVSERVSFHLADARELPLEDASVDVATAGWVFGHFRHWMPEGWEDEVDRAVAEMRRVTAVGGTIAILETLGTGHETPREHPALDEYFAHLETKHGFARTWSRSDYAFESVDAAARVMGAFFGAPLVEKIRAHGWRRVPECTALFTTTA